The Candidatus Aminicenantes bacterium DNA window TTTTTTCATTGAAAATACTCCCCCCGACAGATCAGGCGGGTGACATTGTGGATGAAGATGCCCTGCTGCCAGGAAACGGCGATCCGCTCGGCGCCGCAATCGATCGCCAGGCTGTCCTGGACCCGACCCAGCCGCCGCAAAACGGCGAATACCGCGGCACTGCCGGTGGAAGAGGCCTGGGTCGGTCCGACCCCCCGCTCATAGAAAAAGACATGACAAGAATTGGGGGCAGTGACATGGACGAATTCCACGTTGACCTGGAAAGGAAAATGGCGGTCATGGGCGAGCTTTTCCCCCAAAGCCGGAAGCGTTTCAACCGCCGGCTCCTCCGGGCAGATAACGACGGCGTGCGGATTGCCGACCGAGACCGGATAAAACTCCAGTCCGGCCACGGCATAGCGGTCCTGCTTTTCCTTCAAGAACGGGAACGAGCGCAGATCGAAAAAATCGGGCGCGCCGATCTCGACCCGCAATTGGAACA harbors:
- the dapF gene encoding diaminopimelate epimerase, yielding MIFYKTSSFGNDFIEIDENDLPAPGADKRFLVKDICARYRAVGADGVVFYRLADDGIHFQIHNRDGGEAELSGNGMAGLAAVLFERRLASSPLLLLTRSGPRQVAWLGRDGPVFQLRVEIGAPDFFDLRSFPFLKEKQDRYAVAGLEFYPVSVGNPHAVVICPEEPAVETLPALGEKLAHDRHFPFQVNVEFVHVTAPNSCHVFFYERGVGPTQASSTGSAAVFAVLRRLGRVQDSLAIDCGAERIAVSWQQGIFIHNVTRLICRGEYFQ